Genomic DNA from Filimonas effusa:
CCACCACCCGGCGCCACATCCTGTTCCAACACCGTATTGGCATTTACCTTTATCTTACGTATCGTATACGCCTGTGGATTTTTATCAAAACTGGCATTCTTCGCATCCGCATAAATAATAGCAGTAAAGTCTTTCCCTGCAGGCAGAAAGTCAAATTTAATGTTGGCAACCCGGGCATTTTCATCAGTAATACTTCCTGCAAACCATTCATTTTTACCTTTAGCCTTCCGCGCTATGGAAATATAATCTCCCGGTTCTGCCTCAAGTATATAAGTCGCATCCCAATCCACAGCCACATCTTTAATGAATTGAAAAGCATCACTGAACTTCCGGTATGTCTCAGGAAAATCTGCCGCCATTTGCAAAGGGCTGTACATGGTAACGTATAAAGCCAGTTGCTTCGTTAATGTCGTATGAACAAACATCTTGTTGCTTGGATTATAAACGCTGATATCCGATTGAAATATCCCCGGCGTATAATCCATCGGCCCGCCAATTAACCTGGTAAAAGGAAGAATAGTGGTATGATCAGGATTGTTGCCTTCAAATGCTTCGTATTCAGTCCCCCTGGCCGATTCATTACCTATCAGGTTAGGATAGGTTCTCGCAAGTCCGGTAGGACGAACAGCCTCATGCGCATTTACCATGATTTTATACTCCGCCGCCTTTTTCAGGGCATACAGGTAATGATTCACCATCCATTGCCCATAATGATATTCACCCCTTGGCAGAATATCTCCCACATAGCCGCTTTTCACCGCATCATACCCATATTGTACCATGAACTTGTAAGCACTATCCATATGTCTTTCATAATTCCGTACTGCCGAAGAAGTTTCATGATGCATAATGAGCTTTACCTTTTTCGATGCCGCATACCTGGTTAATTCCTTTACATCAAAGTCAGGGTAGGGGGTTACAAAGTCAAATACATAGTCTTTGTGTTTGTCGAACCAGTCCTCCCATCCCACGTTCCAGCCTTCCACCAGCACCGCATCCATACCATTTTCAGCTGCAAAATCAATATACTCCTTTACATGCCTGGTATTGGCGCCATGCCTGCCGTTAGGACGCAGGCTTTCAAAGTTCGTAACGCCCAAATGCACATTATTGGTATCACTATACGACCAGGTGCTCTTACCTGTGATCATTTCCCACCATACGCCTACATATTTGATAGGCCTGATCCAGGACACATCTTTGTATTTGGTTGGCTCGTTAAGATTATACACCAGCCTCGATTGCAGGATCTCGCCCGCCTGATCACTAACTATGATAGTCCGCCAGGGCGTTTGCGCGGGAGCCTGCATATACGCCTTAACCCCAACGGCATCCGGTGTGAGTATAGATCGCAGTACAAAGGTGGTATCATTAAGTTCGAGCGACATACAAGAGTAGTCTACCAGCGCCGCTTCATGAATATTAATGTAAAGCCCGTCTTTACTTTTTAATAACAAAGGCGTCTGTACGGCAGTAGGAGAAATAGGCCTCCTCGACGCATTGGGTGTAATAGCACCATTCATTTTACTTCTCACCTGTGAAAGCGCCGATGTCACTGTAGGATATTCCTGGGTATCATAATCACCCGGCAGCCAAAATGCCTTATGATCACCGGTAAGCGCAAACTCCGTCAACTCTTCCTTCACCACAAAATGCGATAATGACCGCTGTTCCGGAAACTCATACCTGAATCCCAGCCCGTCGTTAAAAACCCTGAACCTTATCCGCATAAGTCTGCCGTTTGGCATATCCTGCGATAAAGTAACCAACAGTTCATTGTAGTGATTCCTGATGCTTTTCTCTTCCCCCCATACCGGAGTCCAGTTTTCGTCGAAGGTAGTCCGTTCAACCTGCCGCACGGTAAATCCATCCATGAGAGAAGGAGTATCACCCAACTCCAATCCCAGCCGGCTGGTTTTGAGAACTGGTTTGTCTTTATAAGTAAGAGAGTA
This window encodes:
- a CDS encoding glycoside hydrolase family 97 protein; the encoded protein is MRSIITIAVLLIACLANAETISSPDKKIVLAFSLSGNGVPYYSLTYKDKPVLKTSRLGLELGDTPSLMDGFTVRQVERTTFDENWTPVWGEEKSIRNHYNELLVTLSQDMPNGRLMRIRFRVFNDGLGFRYEFPEQRSLSHFVVKEELTEFALTGDHKAFWLPGDYDTQEYPTVTSALSQVRSKMNGAITPNASRRPISPTAVQTPLLLKSKDGLYINIHEAALVDYSCMSLELNDTTFVLRSILTPDAVGVKAYMQAPAQTPWRTIIVSDQAGEILQSRLVYNLNEPTKYKDVSWIRPIKYVGVWWEMITGKSTWSYSDTNNVHLGVTNFESLRPNGRHGANTRHVKEYIDFAAENGMDAVLVEGWNVGWEDWFDKHKDYVFDFVTPYPDFDVKELTRYAASKKVKLIMHHETSSAVRNYERHMDSAYKFMVQYGYDAVKSGYVGDILPRGEYHYGQWMVNHYLYALKKAAEYKIMVNAHEAVRPTGLARTYPNLIGNESARGTEYEAFEGNNPDHTTILPFTRLIGGPMDYTPGIFQSDISVYNPSNKMFVHTTLTKQLALYVTMYSPLQMAADFPETYRKFSDAFQFIKDVAVDWDATYILEAEPGDYISIARKAKGKNEWFAGSITDENARVANIKFDFLPAGKDFTAIIYADAKNASFDKNPQAYTIRKIKVNANTVLEQDVAPGGGFAISIK